The sequence TGCCGCGCATCGCCTCCACGAGGTTGCGCGAGAGGGCCAGCCCCAGCCCCACGCCGTCGATGCCCGAGTCGGCCGCGTCCAGGCGCTCGAACGGGACGAACAGCTTGGCCTGCGCCGCCTCGGAGAGCCCGTGGCCGGTGTCCGTGACCTCGATCCGCACGAGCTCGTCCGTCACGGCGCCCGGGCCGATCGCGATCGTCACCGTGCCGCCACGGCGGTTGTACTTGATGGCGTTGACGACCAGGTTGATCATCACCTGCTTGAGCCGGCGGCTGTCGGCGAAGGCGTAGCCGTGCCCGGCCGGCGACGTGACCGGCGCGAGCGTGACGTCGTGGCGCGCGGCCAGCGGGCGCAGGAGCTCGAGCACGTCATGCAGCAGCGGGCCGAGGGCGACGGGCTCGAGCGACATCGACATCCGCCCGGCGGCGATCCGCGAGATGTCGAGCACGTCGTCGATCAACCGCCCGAGGTGCTGCGAGGCCGAGCGGATCAGCCCCGCCCACTCGCGCGGCTGCTCCGGGAGGTCGGTCAGCGTCAGCAGCTCGCTGAACCCGCTCACCGCGGTCAGCGGCGTGCGCAGCTCGTGGCTCATGCGGGAGAGGAACTCGTCCTTGGCGGTGCTCGCCTTGCGCAGCGCCTCGTTGGCCGCCACCAGCGCCGACACGTCCTCGACCCGGTGCACGATGTACGCCAGCTCGCCGTCCGGCCCGAGCACGGGGGAGTTGACCGGCTCCCAGTAGCGCGCCTCGAACGTCCCGTCGGGGCGGCGGATGTCGTACTTCTGCACCGCCATCGTGTCCGGCCGGCGCAGCTCGAGGACGCGCCGCAGGGAGGCGCCGAGGTTGTCCTCGCCGGTCGCGCCGGCGTCGTCCGGGTTGTCCGGGAACGCGTCGAACAGCAGGCGGCCGACGAGCGCTTCGCGGCTCGTCATCGTCGCGTCCAGGTACGCCTGCGTGACGGCGACGATCCGCAGCGCGGGGTCGAGCACGAGCAGCGGGGCCGGCGACTGCTCGAAGATCGCGCGGAAGTCCGGCTCGCCGTTGTCAACGACCTGGCTCAGATCGGCGCGCAGACTAGCGCGGATCGGTGGGTAGGCTCGCGCTCGTGCGCCGCTTGCTGCTCGTCATGGCCGTCGCGCTCGCCGTCGGCGGGTGCGGCTCCGAGGACACCGACCGCCTCCGCGACCGCGTCACCGCCCTGGAGACGCAGGCCCGCGAGAAGGGCAAGGAGCTGCGCGAGCGGTTCCAGGAGATCCTCGCGGAGATCGAGCGCTCGATCCCCGAGGCGCGCGAGACCAGCCCGGAGGTCCGCCGGCGCGAGCAGGACATGGACGCGTTCCTCACGCAGCTGATCGGCAACGTCGACGCGTACTGGACCGAGACGCTGCGGGCCAACGAGCTGCCCGAGCCCTCCGTGTTCTACTTCTGGGTCCCGGCCGGCCGTCAGGCGAGCACCGCGTGCGGGCCGGCGGGCGACCGCGCGGCGTTCTACTGCAGCGCCGACGACACGATCTACGTCTCGCAGCGGTTCGCGGCCGAGCTCTACGACGGCGTCCTGCGCGGGCTTCCCGGCACCGGTCGCGCGGCGGGCGACTTCGGCGTCGCGTACGTGCTCGCCCACGAATACGCGCACAACCTCCAGCACGAGTTCGGCATCTTCGACCAGTTCCAGGGCGCGACCGTGCGTCCGCTGGAGCTGCAGGCCGACTGCCTCGCCGGAACGTGGGGCAACTCCGTGTACCGAAAGGGCCTGCTGAAGCCGGGGGACGTCGAGGAGGCGATCGGCACCGCGCTCGCCGTCGGGGACTTCGACACCAACAACGCCCAGCACCACGGCACGCCCGAGGAGCGCCGCGCAGCGTGGCTGCTCGGCTTCGAAGGCGGCCGGCCGTCGGACTGCAACCGCTACCTGCAGGGCACCTGAGCTACCGGCGCAGCCGCAGCACGCCCGCGCCGAACGCGCCGCGGCTGCGGCGGATGCCCGTCCCGACGCGCTGCTCGGCCGTGACCCCGATCGTCACCTCGGGGTGCTCGCGCAGGATGGCGAGCACCTTGCGCGGGAGGCGGATCCGCGCCCGTCGTGTGGCGGCGCCCGGCAGGCGAAGCACGCGCTCACGCTCCTCGTAGCCGTCGCGGTCGCCGAGCGCGACCAGCTCCAGGACCACCTCGTGCCGGCGGCCGTCGCCCGCGTTCGAGCGCACGCGCACGTCCAGCACCGGGTCGCGCAGCAGCTGGGCACGCGTGCGGCGGCGCACCGTCACCTTCAGGCAGTCGTCAGCCGCGGGCAGGGCCCGCGAAGGCGTTGCGAAGGCCTCGAATCCGACGCGCCACAGGCGGAGCCGCGCGGAGCGCTCGAACGGCACCGTGGCCACCAGCAGCTCGCTCGGGGCGAGCGCCAGCGTCCGGCCGAGCCGGCCGCCGGTGACGGCGCCGTCGAGGCGCGGCGTGGTCCGCGTCATGCGCACCGTTCCCGGCGTGCGCCGGCCGGGCACGAGCGCGACCGCTCCGGCGGCGGCGCGGCAGCGCGGGCTGGCCTGGGGGAGGCCGATCAGCAGGTCAGGCACCCCGTCCCCGGTCTGGTCCGGAACCCCCGCGACCGAGTGCCCGGCTCGGTCGCCGAACCCGCGCGTGTCGACCCGCACCAGCGGTTGATCGGGCTCACCCGTCCTGATCGTGCCGCGCGCGGTGGAGAAGACCATGACCGCGCCGCCGAGCAGCAGCTCGCCGTCATCGCCGACCGCGAACGTCCCGTCGGGCGCGGCCGAGCCGACCAGCCATTCCGGCCGGCCGTCACCGTCGCTGTCGGGCACCGCCGCGACCGCGCCGCCGAAGCCGCTCTGGAACTTCGGCGCGACGAGCCGCGCGAGGGCCGCACCGGCGTCGATCGTCCCGCCGGCCGCGACCCCGCGCAGCACGAAGCCTCGCCCGACACCGGCCAGCGAGTCCCGCGCCGGGACGCCGGCGAGCAGCTCGCCGCGGCCGTCCCGGTCGACGTCGCCCACGCCGACGAAGCGCGCCGGCTCCTGCGGCTCCAAGTCGTCGCGGCCCCGCGCCGGCGTGCGGTCCTGCAGTCCGCGGATCGGGATCGTCGCGTCCGCGGGCGGCCGCGCGAGGTCGATCACGGTGCCCGCCGCCTGGCCGCCGCGGACGACCACGGCGTCCCCGTCCGCGCCGCCGATCACCAGGTCCGGGAGGCCATCGCCGTCCACGTCGCCCGCGGGGGCGAGGACGCGGCCGATCCCGGCGTCGCGCGCGGGTCCGTCGATCCGGATCACGCCCGCGTCGCTGCGCAGGTCGATCGTGCCCGAGGTCGCCCGGCCGAGCACGACGTAGACGCTGCCCGAGTCCTGCCGGCCGTTGGCCGCCGTGCCCGCCGCGCCGACCGCGACGTCGGCGAGCCCGTCGCCGTTGAAGTCACCGACGCCGGTGATGTCGCCGCCCCCGGCGAAGCCGGGGCTGTCAGGCAGCTGCGGCTCGTCGAGGTGGGTGATCCGCCAACCCGCGAAGCCCGGCCGCGACGGGTCCGCCGGGCCACCCGCGAACGCCACCACGGCGACCTCCGAGAGGCTCGTCGAGTGCGGATCGGTCAGGTCGCTCTGCAGGCTCGAGCCCACGTCGGGGCGACCGTCGCCGTTGACGTCACCGACGACCGCGACGGACGCGCTGTCGCTGCCGATCACGCCGACCGGCGGGACGGTCTTCAGGTCCACGGACGCGAGCGCCGGCGCCGGCCCCGCGAGCAGCATCAGGGCCACGACGGCATACGCTCTCATCCGCGGTGCAGCTTAGGCGAGCAGTGCCTGGAGCTGACGACGCACCGCCGTGCGCAGCCGGTCCGGCTCGACCTCGCCGGACGCGAGGGCGCTCATGCGCAGGCCGTCGAGCGCGGAGATGATCAGCCGCACGTCGACCTCGGAGGCGCCGCCCAGGACCTGGTCGCCCAGCGCCCGCAGGCCGCGTCCCCACTGGCGGTGCACGGCCAGCGCACCGGGCGAGCCGAGCAGCTCGGCCTGCAGCCGGTAGAGCGCGATGGTCGCCTCGCGCTCGGGACCGAGCTGCTCGAGCAGCCAGTCGGTGAGCTCGTCCGCCCAGGCGGTCACGTCGAACGTGCCGACCCGGTCGGCGATGGCGGCGATCCGCGAGACCTCGTGGTCGGCGCACCAGTGCAGGGCGGCCTCGAGGATGTCGCCCTTGGTCGCGTAGTGCCAGGTGGTGGAGCTGAGCGACACGCCCGCCTCGGCGGCGACCCCGCGGTGCGTGACGGCGGCGACGCCCTCGCGCGCGACGATCCGCACCGTCGCCTCGACGATCGAATCGCGCACGCGCTGTGAGGCCTCGGCACGGGTGGCGGGCATCGCGCCCAACAGTACCGGTACGTTCGTACTTGCGCGGGGAGTACGCCCGTACTAGATTCCGCGCGGTCCATGCGCGAAACGGCACAAAGTACGCGGCGGTCGTTCTTCGGGATCGCCGGCGGAGTGGCGCTGCTGTGCACGATCGGCGGCGAGGAGATCGACGTCTCGGCGCCCGACGGGCTCGCCAAGGCCGACCGCGCCGCGGCGCGCGTGAAGCGCCCGCTCGGCGCGTCGCTCAAGCAGAACCTGCCCCAGATCCAGCCGCAGCCCGGAGGCATCCGGCGCGAGTACTGGATCCAGGCCGAGACGGCGCGCTGGGCGATCACGCCGACCGGCAAGGACGAGTGGCACGGCCGCGCGACCGGCGGGCGCAACGTGTTCACCGCGTTCGTCTACCGCGCGATGACCGCCGGCTTCGCGGACTACCTGGTCGACCACCCGACGATCCCTGGGCCGATGCTCACGGCCGAGGTCGGCGACGTGCTCGTCGTGCACTTCCGCAACGCGGACACCAAGCTCGACCAGCCCGTCACGATGCACCCGCACGGCGTCAAGTACAACCCGGAGTACGACGGCGCCTACATGGGGGAGTTCACCCGCGACGGCGGCTTCGTCGCGCCCGGCGAGAGCTTCACCTACCAGTGGGAGTGCACGCCGGACTCGGTCGGCGCGTGGCCGTACCACGACCACGGGCCCAACCACACGCTCAACTCGTTCCGCGGCCTGTTCGGAGCGATCATCGTCCGCGCCAAGGGCGAGAAGCACCCCGACCGGGTGCACAACCTGTTCGCGCACCAGCTCGCGCCGCCGGTCACGCGCCTGGAGCGCAACTTCCACTGCTTCAACGGCCGCGCGTACGCGGGCAACACGCCGACGCTGACCGCCCGGCCGGGCGAGGACGTCGAGGTCAACGTCTTCGGCCAGGACTCGAACTTCCACACGTTCCACATCCATGGCCACCGCTGGAAGGACGCGGCGGGGGCCTTCACCGACAACCCGGGCTTCGGGGCGAACGAGTGCGTCCGCGCTCGCTTCACCGAGGACAACCCCGGCCGCTGGCTCTACCACTGCCACGTCTTCTCGCATCAGGACGTCGGCATGGCGGGCTGGTACCTCGTCGAATGAGAGGAGCTCAGATGCACCGCATCTTTGCCGCCGCCGTTGCCGCCGTGCTGCTCACACCCGCCGTCGCGGGCGCCCAGACCTACCCGGAGCCGAGCGAGCCCGGGCCGGTCGCCGCCAAGCCCAAGGGTCCCTTCAAGACGCACACCGTCTGCAAGCAGAAGCGCAAGTGCGACTTCACCACCATCCAGAAGGCGGTCGACAAGGCCAAGGCCGGCGACACGATCCGGGTCCGCAACGGCACCTACCGCGAGGCGGTGCGGATCACCGGCTCCAAGAAGCGCTACCTGAAGCTGATCGGCAACCCCAAGAGCCCGGACAAGGTGCTGCTGCTCGCGCGCGGGAACATGCAGAACGCCGTCGCCGTCAACCAGGCCGACGAAGTCACGGTCGAGGGCTTCATGGCCCGCGGCTACAAGGCCAA comes from Solirubrobacter pauli and encodes:
- a CDS encoding multicopper oxidase domain-containing protein — its product is MRETAQSTRRSFFGIAGGVALLCTIGGEEIDVSAPDGLAKADRAAARVKRPLGASLKQNLPQIQPQPGGIRREYWIQAETARWAITPTGKDEWHGRATGGRNVFTAFVYRAMTAGFADYLVDHPTIPGPMLTAEVGDVLVVHFRNADTKLDQPVTMHPHGVKYNPEYDGAYMGEFTRDGGFVAPGESFTYQWECTPDSVGAWPYHDHGPNHTLNSFRGLFGAIIVRAKGEKHPDRVHNLFAHQLAPPVTRLERNFHCFNGRAYAGNTPTLTARPGEDVEVNVFGQDSNFHTFHIHGHRWKDAAGAFTDNPGFGANECVRARFTEDNPGRWLYHCHVFSHQDVGMAGWYLVE
- a CDS encoding TetR/AcrR family transcriptional regulator yields the protein MPATRAEASQRVRDSIVEATVRIVAREGVAAVTHRGVAAEAGVSLSSTTWHYATKGDILEAALHWCADHEVSRIAAIADRVGTFDVTAWADELTDWLLEQLGPEREATIALYRLQAELLGSPGALAVHRQWGRGLRALGDQVLGGASEVDVRLIISALDGLRMSALASGEVEPDRLRTAVRRQLQALLA
- a CDS encoding neutral zinc metallopeptidase, with product MRRLLLVMAVALAVGGCGSEDTDRLRDRVTALETQAREKGKELRERFQEILAEIERSIPEARETSPEVRRREQDMDAFLTQLIGNVDAYWTETLRANELPEPSVFYFWVPAGRQASTACGPAGDRAAFYCSADDTIYVSQRFAAELYDGVLRGLPGTGRAAGDFGVAYVLAHEYAHNLQHEFGIFDQFQGATVRPLELQADCLAGTWGNSVYRKGLLKPGDVEEAIGTALAVGDFDTNNAQHHGTPEERRAAWLLGFEGGRPSDCNRYLQGT
- a CDS encoding hybrid sensor histidine kinase/response regulator → MRASLRADLSQVVDNGEPDFRAIFEQSPAPLLVLDPALRIVAVTQAYLDATMTSREALVGRLLFDAFPDNPDDAGATGEDNLGASLRRVLELRRPDTMAVQKYDIRRPDGTFEARYWEPVNSPVLGPDGELAYIVHRVEDVSALVAANEALRKASTAKDEFLSRMSHELRTPLTAVSGFSELLTLTDLPEQPREWAGLIRSASQHLGRLIDDVLDISRIAAGRMSMSLEPVALGPLLHDVLELLRPLAARHDVTLAPVTSPAGHGYAFADSRRLKQVMINLVVNAIKYNRRGGTVTIAIGPGAVTDELVRIEVTDTGHGLSEAAQAKLFVPFERLDAADSGIDGVGLGLALSRNLVEAMRGTIGVRSAVGTGSTFWIELERGDAVTVAHDDGGPRAALAVRTYGGLRRVLYVEDTLANIRLIEAILQARPDVELLPAMQGRLGLELAREHAPDLILLDIHLPDLDGDEVLARLKDDPYTLDIPVVILSADATDVQTKRLLAAGAAAYLTKPIEVSRLLETLDRHLVEPLSPHVRTGS
- a CDS encoding FG-GAP-like repeat-containing protein; this translates as MRAYAVVALMLLAGPAPALASVDLKTVPPVGVIGSDSASVAVVGDVNGDGRPDVGSSLQSDLTDPHSTSLSEVAVVAFAGGPADPSRPGFAGWRITHLDEPQLPDSPGFAGGGDITGVGDFNGDGLADVAVGAAGTAANGRQDSGSVYVVLGRATSGTIDLRSDAGVIRIDGPARDAGIGRVLAPAGDVDGDGLPDLVIGGADGDAVVVRGGQAAGTVIDLARPPADATIPIRGLQDRTPARGRDDLEPQEPARFVGVGDVDRDGRGELLAGVPARDSLAGVGRGFVLRGVAAGGTIDAGAALARLVAPKFQSGFGGAVAAVPDSDGDGRPEWLVGSAAPDGTFAVGDDGELLLGGAVMVFSTARGTIRTGEPDQPLVRVDTRGFGDRAGHSVAGVPDQTGDGVPDLLIGLPQASPRCRAAAGAVALVPGRRTPGTVRMTRTTPRLDGAVTGGRLGRTLALAPSELLVATVPFERSARLRLWRVGFEAFATPSRALPAADDCLKVTVRRRTRAQLLRDPVLDVRVRSNAGDGRRHEVVLELVALGDRDGYEERERVLRLPGAATRRARIRLPRKVLAILREHPEVTIGVTAEQRVGTGIRRSRGAFGAGVLRLRR